A genomic region of Pontibaca methylaminivorans contains the following coding sequences:
- a CDS encoding diaminopimelate dehydrogenase — protein MNGKIRIAIAGHGNLGRGVEAAIEHNPDMSLAGIYSRRPAGQITPRQTETPVHGMEQLRSHADQIDVLILCGGSKEDLPQQGPELAALFNTVDSFDTHARIPEYFAAVDPAARDSQHTALISAGWDPGVFSLNRALGEALLPDGATYTFWGDGLSQGHSDALRRVPGVAGAVQYTRPAKDAINQVRKGGRPDLTPQQMHLRECFVVLEDGADAETVREAIVTMPHYFADYETVVNFISAEELARDHRAMVHGGFVIRSGTTSPGTTQVMEYSLKLGSNPEFTASVLVACARAVHRMHGLRQFGAKTIYDIPLGLLSPRSAEDLRAGFL, from the coding sequence ATGAACGGGAAGATTCGCATCGCCATCGCCGGCCACGGCAACCTCGGGCGCGGGGTCGAGGCGGCCATCGAGCACAACCCCGACATGAGCCTTGCCGGCATCTATTCCCGCCGCCCGGCCGGACAGATCACGCCGCGGCAGACGGAAACGCCGGTGCACGGGATGGAGCAGCTGCGCAGCCATGCGGACCAGATCGACGTGCTGATCCTCTGCGGCGGCTCGAAGGAAGATCTGCCGCAGCAGGGCCCCGAGCTTGCCGCACTGTTCAACACCGTCGACAGTTTCGACACCCATGCCCGCATCCCCGAATATTTTGCCGCCGTCGATCCCGCGGCGCGGGACAGCCAGCATACGGCGCTGATCTCGGCCGGGTGGGATCCGGGGGTGTTTTCGCTCAATCGCGCTCTGGGCGAGGCGCTGCTGCCCGACGGCGCGACCTATACATTCTGGGGCGACGGGCTCAGCCAGGGCCATTCCGACGCGCTGCGGCGGGTGCCGGGCGTTGCGGGCGCGGTGCAGTATACCCGCCCGGCGAAAGACGCGATCAATCAGGTGCGCAAGGGCGGACGCCCCGATCTGACCCCGCAGCAGATGCACCTGCGCGAATGTTTCGTGGTGCTGGAGGACGGCGCCGACGCCGAAACCGTGCGCGAGGCCATCGTCACCATGCCGCATTATTTCGCGGATTACGAAACCGTGGTGAATTTCATCAGCGCCGAGGAACTCGCCCGCGACCACCGCGCCATGGTGCACGGGGGCTTCGTGATCCGCAGCGGCACCACCTCGCCCGGAACCACGCAGGTGATGGAATACAGCCTGAAGCTCGGCAGCAACCCGGAGTTCACCGCGAGCGTCCTCGTGGCCTGCGCCCGCGCGGTGCACCGGATGCACGGGCTCAGGCAATTCGGCGCCAAGACGATCTATGACATCCCGCTCGGCCTGCTTTCACCCCGCAGCGCCGAGGATCTGCGCGCGGGGTTCCTCTAG